One window of Leucoraja erinacea ecotype New England chromosome 37, Leri_hhj_1, whole genome shotgun sequence genomic DNA carries:
- the pih1d1 gene encoding PIH1 domain-containing protein 1 isoform X2: MAVTTDRSLLSAEMKEEEEELYEQLLLQAAKEMQGTSVPPAQESKQIRPQPGFCVKAKTRSSEKIFINVCKSDQIPPPPDLSEEDLVILLESEDPSGYRIPMSLGEPHAEVDNSGNGCTAYDIVINPTFYNKIHSNKLFMEFFMTIGFEGLENKYNLEMSREWRMLKNRKFLGSVVEQNIRTKSKPVIQELKSSTTSTESGTKPLVSEVESCVEPDYTIVAEPADQHQHPSFLVAEISLPKVDSARSLLLDLGEDRIVLWARPDLYHLDIYIPYNVIPEESGSQFNTNTRVLTVTMPVQPV, translated from the exons ATGGCAGTGACGACAGACAGAAGCTTGCTCTCAGCTGAgatgaaggaagaggaggaggaactgTACGAACAATTGCTGCTCCAG GCTGCAAAAGAGATGCAGGGCACCAGCGTTCCACCAGCACAGGAATCCAAGCAGATCAGACCACAGCCAg GCTTCTGTGTGAAGGCAAAGACCAGAAGCAGCGAGAAGATTTTCATTAACGTCTGCAAATCTGACCAAATCCCACCTCCACCAGATCTCTCCGAGGAGGATCTGGTGATCTTGCTGGAATCCGAAGATCCTTCAGGATATAGGATTCCCATGAGCCTGGGGGAACCTCATGCCGAAGTCGACAACA gtGGGAATGGTTGTACTGCATACGACATCGTCATCAATCCTActttttacaacaaaattcat AGCAATAAACTCTTCATGGAATTTTTCATGACAATTGGGTTTGAAGGTTTAGAAAACAAGTATAACTTGGAGATGTCCCGAG AATGGCGAATGTTGAAGAACAGAAAGTTCCTGGGATCTGTGGTGGAGCAGAACATTCGAACAAAATCAAAACCTGTTATCCAGGAGCTGAAATCCAG CACCACGTCCACGGAGAGCGGCACAAAGCCTCTTGTATCGGAAGTGGAAAG ctGCGTGGAGCCGGACTACACCATCGTGGCCGAGCCTGCGGACCAACACCAACACCCCAGCTTCCTGGTTGCAGAGATCTCCTTACCAAAAGTG GATTCTGCGCGATCGTTACTACTTGATCTGGGCGAGGACAGGATTGTCTTGTGGGCCAGGCCTGACCTTTATCACCTGGATATTTACATCCCATACAACGTAATTCCAGAGGAAAGCGGCTCGCAGTTCAACACAAACACCAGG GTTCTGACCGTGACGATGCCGGTGCAGCCAGTCTAG
- the pih1d1 gene encoding PIH1 domain-containing protein 1 isoform X1 — MAVTTDRSLLSAEMKEEEEELYEQLLLQAAKEMQGTSVPPAQESKQIRPQPGFCVKAKTRSSEKIFINVCKSDQIPPPPDLSEEDLVILLESEDPSGYRIPMSLGEPHAEVDNSGNGCTAYDIVINPTFYNKIHSNKLFMEFFMTIGFEGLENKYNLEMSREWRMLKNRKFLGSVVEQNIRTKSKPVIQELKSSTTSTESGTKPLVSEVESSCVEPDYTIVAEPADQHQHPSFLVAEISLPKVDSARSLLLDLGEDRIVLWARPDLYHLDIYIPYNVIPEESGSQFNTNTRVLTVTMPVQPV, encoded by the exons ATGGCAGTGACGACAGACAGAAGCTTGCTCTCAGCTGAgatgaaggaagaggaggaggaactgTACGAACAATTGCTGCTCCAG GCTGCAAAAGAGATGCAGGGCACCAGCGTTCCACCAGCACAGGAATCCAAGCAGATCAGACCACAGCCAg GCTTCTGTGTGAAGGCAAAGACCAGAAGCAGCGAGAAGATTTTCATTAACGTCTGCAAATCTGACCAAATCCCACCTCCACCAGATCTCTCCGAGGAGGATCTGGTGATCTTGCTGGAATCCGAAGATCCTTCAGGATATAGGATTCCCATGAGCCTGGGGGAACCTCATGCCGAAGTCGACAACA gtGGGAATGGTTGTACTGCATACGACATCGTCATCAATCCTActttttacaacaaaattcat AGCAATAAACTCTTCATGGAATTTTTCATGACAATTGGGTTTGAAGGTTTAGAAAACAAGTATAACTTGGAGATGTCCCGAG AATGGCGAATGTTGAAGAACAGAAAGTTCCTGGGATCTGTGGTGGAGCAGAACATTCGAACAAAATCAAAACCTGTTATCCAGGAGCTGAAATCCAG CACCACGTCCACGGAGAGCGGCACAAAGCCTCTTGTATCGGAAGTGGAAAG cagctGCGTGGAGCCGGACTACACCATCGTGGCCGAGCCTGCGGACCAACACCAACACCCCAGCTTCCTGGTTGCAGAGATCTCCTTACCAAAAGTG GATTCTGCGCGATCGTTACTACTTGATCTGGGCGAGGACAGGATTGTCTTGTGGGCCAGGCCTGACCTTTATCACCTGGATATTTACATCCCATACAACGTAATTCCAGAGGAAAGCGGCTCGCAGTTCAACACAAACACCAGG GTTCTGACCGTGACGATGCCGGTGCAGCCAGTCTAG